Below is a genomic region from Burkholderia pyrrocinia.
CCTGCACGGCCGCGACGACCGGCTGCTGCTCGTCGTCGGCCCGTGCTCGATCCACGATCACGACCAGGCGCTCGACTACGCGCGCCGCCTGAAGGCCGCCGCCGATGCGCTGAAGGACGACCTGCTGATCACGATGCGCGTCTACTTCGAGAAGCCGCGCACGACGGTCGGCTGGAAGGGCTACATCAACGATCCGCGCCTCGACGGCAGCTTCCGCATCAACGAAGGGCTGCGCGCCGCGCGGCAACTGCTGCTCGACATCAACGCGCTCGGCCTTCCGGCCTCGACCGAATTCCTCGACCTGCTGAGCCCGCAGTACATCGCCGACCTGATCGCGTGGGGTGCAATCGGCGCGCGCACGACCGAGAGCCAGAGCCATCGCCAGCTCGCATCGGGCCTGAGCTGCCCGATCGGCTTCAAGAACGGCACCGACGGCGGCGTGCAGGTCGCGTCGGACGCGATCGTCGCCGCGGCCGCGAGCCATGCGTTCATGGGGATGACGAAGATGGGGATGGCCGCGATCTTCGAAACGCGCGGCAACGACGACGCGCACGTGATCCTGCGCGGCGGCAAGACCGGCCCGAACTACGACGCCGAACATGTCGAGGCGTGCTGCGCGGTGCTGCGCAAGGCCGGGCTGCGCGAGCAGGTGATGGTCGACTGCTCGCACGCGAACTCGAACAAGTCGCACGAGCGGCAGATCGACGTCGCGCAGGATCTCGCGCGACAACTGTCGCTGGGCGAGCACCGGATCGTCGGCGTGATGGTCGAGAGCCATCTCGAGGCCGGGCGCCAGGATTTGAAACCGGGTGTTCCGCTGAAGTATGGGGTGTCGATTACCGACGCGTGTTTGAGCTGGACGCAGACGGAGCCGGTGCTCGATGTGCTGGCGGAGGCGGTGCGGCAACGGCGCGCGCTATCTGCCTGAATTCCGGCAGGTACGCGATTCGCTGCGTTGTCCGTCATGCAGCGAATCGCACGGGCGGTGCGACGGGTGCTGCGTCATCACGTTCGATGCAGCATCTCGCGAGTGGCGCTAACATGGGCCGGTGCGATGTGTCGCGCACGGAGGCGGCGAGGCCGGCCGTCGATACCGACAACAATTCACCGGAGTGCATAAAAGCATGGCGTTCTACAAAACCCTCATCGCAGCAACCGTCCTCGCATCGAGCGTCAGCGCACACGCGCAGATCGCCGGCGCGCAGCCGATCAGCGTCACCGTCGAGCAATCGCAGGCGCTGCTCGAAGGCTGGAGCGTGAAGAAGAGCGTGCTCGGCAAGGCCGTCTACAACGACGACAACCAGAAGGTCGGCACCGTGCGCGACCTGATCGTCGCGCCGGACGGCTCGGTGTCCGCGGCGATCGTGTCGGCCGGCGGCTTCCTCGGCGTGGCCGCGCACGACGTCGCGGTGCCGATCGCGTCGCTCGACGTGCGCAACGGCAACATCTACCTGCCGGGCGCGACGAAGGAAGCGCTGAAGGCGACGCCGGCGTTCCAGTACGCGAAGGTGCCGTCGCCGCCGAAGCCGAAGAAGGTCGACGACAAGCACTGATCGTCGATTCGATGTATCGCAGCCCGGCGCGCACCGCGCCGGGTCCGGCGACCGCCGTTCGTCGATAGCCATGCGAGTCGGCGCGAGTCGGCGGGGGCTCGGCCTCGCATCATGGCTCCGGGCGAATTGCCCCGACGATCGATGCCGATGCGGCTGCGCATCGTGTGCGGACCGGCGCGGTGCGCCGCCACACGCCGTGAATGCCGCAGATGCCGGCGATCAGATCGCCGGCTTCTCTTCGTCCACCCACACCCCGTCGAATCCGAACGAAACCGGCCCGCTCAGGAGCACGCTGCCGGCGCCGTCCCATCGAACGGTGACGTCGCCGCCGTCGCAGGTCACCCGCACCGTATCGTCGAGCAGCCCGCGCCGGATGCCGTTGACGACCGCACCGCACGAACACGATCCCGAACCGAGCGGCACGCCGCCGCCGCGCTCCCAGATGCGCAGGCGAATATGCGTGCGATCGATGACCTGAACGAAATGCACGTTGGTTTTCTGCGGAAACAGCGGATGCGCTTCGATGGCGGGGCCGAGTGCCGCGACGTCGATCGTGTGGAGGTCGTCGACGAAGAACGTGCAATGCGGGTTGCCCATGTTGCAGGCGGCCGGCGCGCCGGGCAGCGGCAGCGCGAGAGTGTCGAGTGCGTCGGCGACCGGCACGTCCCGCCAGCCGGTGAGCGGCGTGCCCATCTCGACGGTGATCAGGCCGTTCGTCTCCCTCGAACACACGAGATACCCGCGGCGGGTCCGCAGCACGAGCGACGCCATGCCGGTTTCCCGCATCAGTTGCCACGCGACGCCGCGCGTTGCGCTGCCGCAGGTGTCGAGCGGCGAGCCGTCGGCGTTCCAGAACGCGACGCGGGCCGCCGCGTCGTCGCAGTCCGACACGACGGCAAGCTGGTTGAAGCCGATGCCTCTGTGCCGGTCGCCCATGCGCCGCACGAGGTCGCGATCGAGGCGGGGCGCGCCATCCTGATCCTGACCGCGCAGGTCGACGATGACGAAGTCATCGCCGTTTGCGTTCATCTTCTGAAATCCGATCGGCATGGCGGTTCCGGCAGGGAGACAGGCGAACACTGTACGTGACTCGCCGTTCCCGATCAATCGCATGCCGGACCGGCGGTTTGCATAAATTTGTTCTTGTCGCGGCTGCGTCGATAGGGCGCCTGCTGGGGTTCCTTCCCTTGCGTTCCTGTCGGGCTGCATGGAGGGGTGCAGGCGATCGCCGCGTCGAGGGACGACGCCAGGACCTCGAGCGCCCATTCACATGATGGCTTTTTCGTTAAAACCGCCTCTATTCCAGGGGATTCGGTGATTTCATCCGGATTCGTCGACAGCGCATCGCTCGACGCGTCGTTTCAGTCCCCGAATTTCGCTCGCTCACCCAGGTATTCGACGTGCTGGCCACCGCCACGCCGCCGAATCCGTGCAAGCTGCCGATCAGCCATACGGGAGCGGGCAATCTCGGCATCGGCGGCGGCGGATCGGTCACCGTTCCGAACAAATGCGACGTGTTGTCGAACGGCATCTCGCTCGGCAATTGCGCGGCCTCCGCGAAGCCGACCATCGGCTTGCACGACAAGGCCGCACAACCGAACGCGGACAAGACGCTGTTGCAGTTGAGCGCGGCGGCAGCTCGCGCGGTGGCGCAGGGTTTCAACCTCGTGATGACCGAGGCATCGACCGGCGAGTGGATTGCCTGTGGCGATCCGGTGAGTGCCGGGCAGTACCCGATGAAGCGCGTGGGCAACATGGCGACGATTCCGCTGCGCGCGCAATACATCCGTACCGGCGCCGCCGAGTTTACGTTTCCGTGAGGGCGGCTCGATTCGCGGGCCGCGCCCTGCGAGATGGGGGTATGTCGATGCAATGCGAGATCACAGCATGCGCTTCAACACATCGTTCTTCGACACGAAATGATGCTTGAGCGCGGCACCGGCATGCGCCGCCACCAGGGCCGCCAGCGTGTAGCAGGCGATCTTGTGGAGGGCGAACCAGTGCTCCGTCACCGGCCCTGCCGAGAACGGCGTCTTCACGAATACCGTCCAGAACAGCCAGTACCCTTCGGGCACCATCAGGTAGCCGCTCACGAGGACAACGGCGATGAGCGCATAGATCAGCGAATGCACCAGATGCGCGACCGCACGTTGCTTTTCCG
It encodes:
- the dapF gene encoding diaminopimelate epimerase, with product MPIGFQKMNANGDDFVIVDLRGQDQDGAPRLDRDLVRRMGDRHRGIGFNQLAVVSDCDDAAARVAFWNADGSPLDTCGSATRGVAWQLMRETGMASLVLRTRRGYLVCSRETNGLITVEMGTPLTGWRDVPVADALDTLALPLPGAPAACNMGNPHCTFFVDDLHTIDVAALGPAIEAHPLFPQKTNVHFVQVIDRTHIRLRIWERGGGVPLGSGSCSCGAVVNGIRRGLLDDTVRVTCDGGDVTVRWDGAGSVLLSGPVSFGFDGVWVDEEKPAI
- a CDS encoding PRC-barrel domain-containing protein, producing MAFYKTLIAATVLASSVSAHAQIAGAQPISVTVEQSQALLEGWSVKKSVLGKAVYNDDNQKVGTVRDLIVAPDGSVSAAIVSAGGFLGVAAHDVAVPIASLDVRNGNIYLPGATKEALKATPAFQYAKVPSPPKPKKVDDKH
- a CDS encoding 3-deoxy-7-phosphoheptulonate synthase; this encodes MQNLDNPSHDREVGSADATQDTTRIDDVRIGAVRPLISPALLLDELPVPAATQTLVEDTRRAIGDILHGRDDRLLLVVGPCSIHDHDQALDYARRLKAAADALKDDLLITMRVYFEKPRTTVGWKGYINDPRLDGSFRINEGLRAARQLLLDINALGLPASTEFLDLLSPQYIADLIAWGAIGARTTESQSHRQLASGLSCPIGFKNGTDGGVQVASDAIVAAAASHAFMGMTKMGMAAIFETRGNDDAHVILRGGKTGPNYDAEHVEACCAVLRKAGLREQVMVDCSHANSNKSHERQIDVAQDLARQLSLGEHRIVGVMVESHLEAGRQDLKPGVPLKYGVSITDACLSWTQTEPVLDVLAEAVRQRRALSA
- a CDS encoding cytochrome b; this translates as MSSVSLPHVRHRSPQVRRYDRLSRAMHWIFAAIILYTMVAGISLHFITQPAIWGFVSTLNMSLATCLIALFPLRYLWSFFRKAPPDLQSIPEKQRAVAHLVHSLIYALIAVVLVSGYLMVPEGYWLFWTVFVKTPFSAGPVTEHWFALHKIACYTLAALVAAHAGAALKHHFVSKNDVLKRML